In Prunus dulcis chromosome 1, ALMONDv2, whole genome shotgun sequence, the following are encoded in one genomic region:
- the LOC117625024 gene encoding PHD finger protein MALE MEIOCYTE DEATH 1-like, whose product MVTRLLFSVAFGSTWFGRWGYTFLRGSYGVSRDTYTTAIESLGSHPLTEVEEIVEKYKKSLTPLECMKDLLSFMLQMRCGTRGRKKMDLNKDLWTVYDKVLMRRKNHVQTILNCKVFCKEIPLRQMSAECLTVTFVVRDADDNELPGMVGCECTTLPVNDVADLKGRVTRLIQDTYHALSNFTITEMEGEGTDELKENMWVKGDGADMDCNYVAEGGRGWLVTCICGAEDDDGEDMVECDTCKKWKHIECLINDGFKLEDNAGFICLECTTPRH is encoded by the coding sequence ATGGTGACTAGGTTGCTGTTCAGTGTGGCTTTTGGTAGTACTTGGTTTGGGAGGTGGGGATACACGTTTCTACGTGGAAGCTATGGAGTATCGAGAGATACCTACACGACTGCTATTGAGTCCCTTGGGTCTCATCCATTGACTGAGGTTGAAGAAATTGtagaaaaatacaagaagTCCCTTACTCCCCTAGAGTGCATGAAAGATTTATTATCTTTCATGCTGCAGATGAGGTGTGGCACGAGAGGCCGAAAGAAAATGGATCTAAATAAAGATTTGTGGACGGTGTATGataaggttttaatgaggagGAAAAATCACGTCCAGACCATCTTGAATTGCAAAGTCTTTTGCAAGGAAATCCCGTTGAGGCAAATGTCAGCTGAATGTTTAACAGTTACCTTTGTGGTGAGAGATGCAGATGACAATGAGTTGCCGGGAATGGTTGGCTGCGAGTGTACCACACTCCCCGTAAATGATGTGGCTGATTTAAAGGGTCGAGTTACTCGTTTAATTCAAGATACATATCATGCACTCTCCAATTTCACCATCACCGAAATGGAAGGAGAGGGAACGGATGAATTGAAAGAGAATATGTGGGTGAAGGGTGATGGGGCAGACATGGATTGCAACTATGTAGCTGAAGGTGGACGGGGATGGCTAGTGACTTGTATCTGTGGAGCAGAGGATGATGATGGAGAGGATATGGTTGAGTGTGATACCTGCAAGAAATGGAAGCACATCGAGTGCCTCATTAATGATGGTTTTAAACTTGAAGATAATGCtggttttatttgtttggaaTGTACGACCCCAAGGCATTGA
- the LOC117636943 gene encoding photosystem II 22 kDa protein, chloroplastic: MAQTMLLMSSSVSSSHVVDLKSSDPLLQLQVQRLRPKSFSQLVFRPLPSSSSFASSSSPAIPTVVALFKSKTKAPVKKAPPPKPKVEDGIFGTSGGIGFTKQNELFVGRVAMIGFAASLLGEAVTGKGILAQLNLETGVPIYEAEPLLLFFILFTLLGAIGALGDRGSFVDDPPAGIERAVIPPGKGFRSALGLKEGGPLFGFTKANELFVGRLAQLGFAFSLIGEIITGKGALAQLNIETGVPINEIEPLVLLNVVFFFIAALNPGTGKFVTDEGEEE, encoded by the exons ATGGCTCAAACAATGTTGCTCATGTCTAGCAGTGTGTCTTCAAGCCATGTGGTGGATTTGAAGTCCTCAGACCCTTTACTTCAATTACAAGTGCAAAGACTTAGGCCCAAGTCTTTCTCTCAACTTGTGTTCAGACCACTTCCTTCATCCTCTTCCTTTGCCTCCTCATCATCTCCTGCCATTCCTACCGTCGTCGCGCTCTTCAAGTCAAAAACCAAAGCCCCTGTCAAgaag GCACCACCGCCGAAGCCGAAGGTTGAAGATGGTATCTTTGGAACCTCTGGAGGCATTGGTTTCACAAAGCAGAATGAGCTCTTTGTGGGTCGGGTTGCCATGATTGGCTTTGCT GCATCATTGTTGGGAGAAGCAGTTACAGGGAAAGGAATTCTTGCACAACTGAATCTTGAAACTGGAGTTCCGATCTATGAAGCCGAAcctctccttctcttcttcatcctTTTTACCCTGCTTGGAGCCATTGGAGCCCTAGGTGACCGTGGTAGCTTCGTTGATGACCCGCCCGCTGGAATTGAAAGGGCAGTCATCCCTCCAGGCAAAGGATTTAGATCAGCCTTAGGTCTCAAGGAAGGAG gtcCTCTATTTGGATTCACAAAGGCAAATGAGCTATTTGTAGGAAGATTGGCACAATTGGGATTTGCATTCTCTCTAATAGGAGAAATCATCACAGGGAAGGGAGCTCTAGCACAGTTAAACATTGAGACTGGGGTCCCcattaatgaaattgaacCGCTTGTGTTGCTCAatgttgtcttcttcttcattgctGCTTTGAATCCTGGGACTGGTAAATTTGTCACAGATGAGGGTGAGGAAGAATAG
- the LOC117619229 gene encoding LEAF RUST 10 DISEASE-RESISTANCE LOCUS RECEPTOR-LIKE PROTEIN KINASE-like 2.5, with translation MAASSKQQSTPKMASLVLMFVYLLFISLPHPSMALSSCNGACATHDDCAGQLICINRKCNDHPDLNDFSQGGDGRGADKCDEQYHLNIHERAVALSMDRMNCSEAINCGGIGGISYPFWGVNRANYCGLPGFEVQCHNNVPVINMSNINYRILKTNSSRVPPSVTVARQDYWKTICPPTFVNTSINFSLFNYTSSGFTNLTFYYGCNTSTSNTTSTSQVCSSGNKISYVTPLFLSNYTSSALTKGSVSQCNSTTTSSQISCTASANVTVTPSPPADTVAPVACKNQVIVPVSRTAAVALKANRTAIQDAVDGGFELELKVGTDICNTCVESGGMCGTTSGRFNCFCQDRAYATKCNTTTTSNQPPRPKGSKAKYEIGIPAGVSGILIIIACIVCISRKRILGFFKKDIVDEFDVEEFIRNYECLAPKRYSYANVKKMTDNFKDKIGKGGFGTVYKGRLPDGLVVAVKVLSETKGNAEDFINEVASIGRTSHVNIVTLSGFCYERRDKRALIYEFMHNGSLDNFIHKQGSETANCRLEWKTLSEIAVGIARGLEYLHRGCNTRILHLDIKPQNILLDKKFCPKIADFGLAKLCKTKESIVSMMGTRGTAGYIAPEVFSRNFGGVSHKSDVYSYGMLVLEMVGARKNLDSGVSHTSEMFPHYIYKDLELDNDENVFGAITEEEKEIARKMVLISLWCIQTNPSDRPSMSKVVEMLEGPLHSLQIAPKPFLFSPTIPAAQGSVTASQQSEIEDISVN, from the exons ATGGCCGCCTCCTCAAAGCAACAAAGCACTCCCAAAATGGCAAGTTTAGTGTTGATGtttgtttatcttttgttCATCTCCCTTCCTCACCCATCAATGGCCCTATCCTCCTGCAACGGCGCATGCGCAACCCACGACGACTGTGCTGGTCAGCTCATATGCATCAACCGTAAGTGCAACGACCACCCTGATCTCAACGATTTCAGCCAAGGCGGGGACGGCAGAGGAGCAGACAAGTGTGACGAGCAATACCATCTAAACATTCATGAGCGGGCCGTGGCACTTTCCATGGATAGGATGAACTGCAGCGAAGCTATTAACTGCGGTGGCATCGGAGGCATCTCGTACCCCTTTTGGGGAGTAAACCGAGCTAATTACTGTGGTCTGCCCGGGTTCGAGGTCCAATGCCACAACAATGTCCCCGTGATCAACATGTCGAATATCAACTATAGAATTCTTAAAACCAACTCCAGTAGGGTTCCTCCGTCTGTTACAGTTGCTAGGCAAGACTATTGGAAAACTATTTGTCCTCCTACTTTTGTTAATACCAGCATCAACTTCTCTCTGTTTAATTACACTTCCTCTGGGTTTACAAACCTGACCTTTTACTACGGGTGCAATACAAGTACAAGTAACACTACTTCTACTTCCCAAGTTTGCAGCAGTGGaaacaaaatttcatatgtgaCACCACTCTTTCTGTCTAATTATACTTCCTCTGCGTTAACAAAGGGGTCCGTTTCCCAGTGCAATAGCACAACAACTAGTTCCCAAATTAGCTGTACAGCCAGCGCTAATGTGACTGTCACACCAAGTCCCCCAGCTGATACAGTTGCTCCCGTCGCCTGTAAAAATCAGGTCATTGTTCCGGTTTCTAGAACAGCTGCTGTGGCTCTAAAGGCCAACCGGACAGCTATCCAAGACGCGGTAGATGGGGGCTTTGAATTGGAATTGAAAGTCGGTACTGATATATGCAACACTTGCGTGGAATCAGGAGGGATGTGCGGCACTACTTCTGGTAGGTTCAATTGCTTTTGCCAGGATCGGGCCTATGCAACCAAATGTAATACAACAACTACTTCAAATCAACCACCCAGACCAAAAG GTTCAAAGGCTAAATATGAAATAG GCATTCCGGCTGGTGTTTCGGGGATCCTCATAATCATTGCTTGTATTGTATGCATATCAAGGAAAAGAATATTGGGTTTCTTCAAGAAAGATATAGTGGATGAGTTTGATGTTGAGGAATTTATAAGGAACTATGAATGCCTTGCTCCAAAACGGTATAGTTATGCAAATGTCAAGAAAATGACAGACAATTTCAAAGATAAAATAGGTAAAGGTGGATTTGGAACCGTGTACAAAGGCAGGCTGCCGGATGGCCTTGTCGTGGCGGTGAAAGTCCTAAGCGAGACCAAGGGTAATGCAGAAGACTTTATTAATGAAGTTGCTAGCATTGGTAGAACCTCCCATGTCAACATTGTCACTCTTTCTGGATTCTGTTATGAGAGGAGGGACAAAAGAGCTTTGATATATGAATTCATGCATAATGGATCTCTAGATAATTTCATACATAAACAGGGATCTGAAACAGCAAATTGTCGCTTAGAATGGAAAACACTATCTGAAATTGCTGTTGGCATTGCTCGAGGACTAGAATACTTACACCGTGGATGTAACACGAGAATTCTGCATCTTGACATCAAGCCACAGAATATTCTTCTGGACAAAAAATTTTGCCCAAAAATCGCTGATTTCGGCCTTGCCAAACTATGCAAAACGAAGGAGAGTATTGTATCCATGATGGGGACAAGAGGAACTGCAGGGTACATTGCACCAGAAGTATTTAGCCGGAACTTTGGAGGCGTGTCTCACAAATCTGATGTTTACAGCTACGGCATGTTGGTTCTTGAAATGGTTGGAgcaagaaagaatttggattCGGGAGTGTCTCATACCAGTGAAATGTTTCCGCATTACATTTATAAAGATCTAGAGCTAGACAATGATGAGAATGTTTTTGGGGCAATCACagaggaggaaaaagaaatagcaAGAAAGATGGTATTAATAAGTCTCTGGTGCATTCAGACCAATCCTTCTGATCGGCCATCAATGAGCAAAGTAGTAGAGATGTTGGAAGGACCCCTTCATTCCTTGCAAATTGCACCCAAGCCTTTCTTGTTTTCTCCTACAATTCCTGCAGCGCAAGGCTCTGTGACCGCATCCCAACAATCTGAAATAGAAGATATCTCTGTTAATTAG
- the LOC117619440 gene encoding FBD-associated F-box protein At5g38590-like, producing the protein MPKRKAKRSKWTYGKRIKLPINLGDKGETYSEVDRISQLPDAILISILSLLSIREAARTCFLSKRWIYVWKQVTCLNFYDIDALYKPLKKRGQTTPSYNWVNQVLQMHQCPSLDAFRFCSSSTYIRPSSSEIDNWIEFGMQKRVQRLEIDLEAGRLSPFSYASYIFPDKPFRSPFGVSCIKSLKHLSLSFVNITGELVEHFLSNCELLEHLCVSCSDQLVTLKVAGSSLRLKFLQISDCMYLEKIEICAPNLVSFIYHGMLGFYDSIRLRHAPLLVNVSLAESTRSIVPTFLSVKSCLPQLVTLNLNLHMNLNMSAMVRHPEFPELTCLKDLTLNVVASDRQSLLNLTKLIERSPFLHRFTLDLRWARVPCLRNLQKVNKCPHQCLKVVKFSGFVGSSIDTELAMYFTENAVALETFLVDLRKVVVEESTLLSEFVTTQKQLRAARKRALQIGKKLPPGTELIVL; encoded by the exons ATGCCGAAACGAAAGGCTAAGCGTTCCAAATGGACATACGGGAAACGCATAAAACTTCCAATCAATTTGGGTGACAAGGGAGAGACTTATTCGGAGGTAGATCGGATTAGTCAGCTGCCTGACGCCATTCTGATTAGTATTCTTTCCCTACTGAGCATTAGGGAGGCAGCAAGAACTTGTTTCCTCTCTAAGAGATGGATCTATGTGTGGAAACAGGTTACATGTCTCAACTTCTACGACATAGATGCATTATATAAACCATTGAAGAAAAGAGGACAAACAACACCCAGTTACAATTGGGTGAACCAAGTCCTGCAAATGCACCAGTGTCCATCCTTAGATGCATTCAGATTTTGTTCTTCCTCGACCTATATCAGACCTAGTAGTTCTGAAATTGACAATTGGATTGAGTTCGGAATGCAGAAGAGAGTTCAAAGGCTTGAGATAGATTTGGAAGCAGGTAgactttctcctttttcttatGCCAGTTATATCTTTCCAGATAAGCCATTTAGAAGCCCTTTCGGCGTTTCCTGCATCAAGTCCCTTAAACACCTCTCCTTGTCATTTGTAAACATAACCGGTGAACTTGTTGAGCACTTTCTATCCAATTGTGAACTCCTTGAGCATCTTTGCGTTTCTTGCTCGGATCAATTAGTAACTTTGAAAGTTGCCGGTTCGTCACTCCGGTTGAAGTTCCTACAAATAAGTGACTGTATGTATTTAGAAAAAATTGAGATTTGTGCTCCTAATCTCGTGTCATTTATTTATCACGGAATGCTGGGTTTCTATGACAGTATTCGTTTGAGGCATGCACCCTTGCTTGTAAATGTATCACTTGCAGAAAGTACTAGGTCTATAGTTCCAACTTTTCTTTCGGTTAAAAGTTGTCTTCCTCAGCTGGTGACTCTCAATCTCAACTTGCACATGAATCTGAATATG AGTGCAATGGTGAGGCACCCAGAATTTCCAGAATTAACTTGTCTCAAGGACTTAACATTGAATGTTGTCGCAAGTGATCGGCAAAGCCTCCTTAATTTGACTAAATTGATAGAGCGGTCTCCTTTCTTGCATAGATTTACATTGGat CTAAGATGGGCACGAGTGCCATGTCTGAGGAATTTGCAGAAGGTTAATAAATGTCCTCATCAGTGCCTTAAGGTGGTGAAATTTTCTGGGTTCGTTGGGTCTAGTATCGACACTGAGCTTGCCATGTACTTCACTGAGAATGCCGTTGCGCTTGAAACGTTTCTCGTCGATCTCAGAAAGGTTGTCGTTGAAGAATCCACTCTGTTGTCTGAATTTGTTACAACCCAGAAACAATTGAGGGCAGCAAGAAAGCGTGCTTTGCAGATAGGTAAAAAACTACCTCCAGGAACTGAGttaattgttttgtaa